The Aquicella siphonis genome contains the following window.
TGGACATTTCGTCACAAAATCCCTGATAACCAGTCGCTCAAAAAAGCTTCTCTCTGCAAAAAACCGGATTATCCAAAACACGACAACAAGGTCACCTTTGATTTACCCGCATCGGTATTTCTTGCCAATGTTTCCTACGATGAAAACCAGCCTTATCATTTGAAACTGAAGGACCGGCATGGCATTCCCGTCACAGTTAATCTGCGTGAATATGCCTCGCCCGAAACACGCTATTGTCCTGCCGGTGTCTATGAAATACTTTATAATGACAAAAATGAGCCCCGTTTGCAGATTAACGGCGGCAACTGCATTCATTGCAAGGCTTGCGATATTAAAGACCCCACACAAAATATTGTCTGGACACCTTCCGAAGGGGGAAGCGGACCGAATTATGAAATGATGTGATCCGGCTCCCATCAATATTTATATTTCCAACGCTCTTCAGCTCCAGGCTGAGGATCGGGATTGCCTGTACTGGCGACTGATATTGAAAAAAAGGAGCAAAAAGCACTGAAACAGGAATATGTTTTTGGATTTTCCGAGGCAAACCTGTCCTCCTTCTGAGGCAGTGTCGGCAGCATTTTTGTCATAAATTCAATCGGCGTTCCGTCTGTTTCCGGATGATAGTAATCAATAGGAATTTCCGCAGGAATAAGATTCAGGGCATCGCATTCAAGAGACTGATACTGACTCGCTCCGCCTACCAGAATTACACTATCCGCACGCATAAATTCGGCCTGCCCTGCGGTTTGTACACCGTGGCGATGCGTTAATACCTTAAAAGTCACGATCTGGCCATCGACTATTATCTGCCTGGCCGCATTGGTATTCAATTGAGCCATAAAAGCGTGCAGATTTGCATGGGAACCTATCAAAATACAAGTAATCATAAAGTATCGCCTTCCTTGTCGTCCAGCTAAGTGGTGATTGAAAAACCCGCAATTTATCATGAAACAATTAAGGAACTATTAACCTGGGAAAGAGCCAAGCCAGCTCCTGGAACAACATGCTCTGAAATTCGTTTTTCACTCCCTGTTCACCGCACCTTGCTTTCATCCGGGGTTCAAAATCAATCAGGCATGTGGTACTATATCGGCGAAAAATATAAGAACGATTATTAACGAGGAGGTATCTCATGCCGTCCATGAAATCTTTTTTCATTCTGTTCATCGCCGTCCTGCTGAGCACAAATACCCAGGCCGCGGTCTTTTATCGGCATATACCCTTTACTATCTCTCTAAACGACGCCGATACTGTCATTGTTAATTACGACTTCAAGGACAAATCCGGCATCAATTGTACTTCCAGTCAGTCATCCTCCCGCATTGACTTTTATTACAAGGGATACTTCAAATCACTGCGCCTTCCCCTCTCTCTTGTGAATGACCATGTACCTGAAAAGAAACATGAAGCACTCGCTGACAGGCAGGGACAATTCAGTATATCTCCTGATAAATCCGGTATGGCAGAAGAGCAGCATGTCATCCGTTGTGATTACCTTGGACAAGACTGATTTCCTTTCGGAATATTCAAATATCTTTTACTTTTCATTCCTTAATTATTATCATGTCCCCCCATGATATGTCCTATAGACAGGGGGAAAAATGACTTATTCACTCAGCTTGAACACTCCGATGCAGAGCATTTTTTGCTCAAAGCAGGGCGGCCTTGCAAAGCAAGTCTTGCTTGTAATCACTGGTGTCCTGGTTCTTGCGTTCTCCTCGCAATTAAGCATTCCGCTCATGCCCGTACCACTGACTTTTCAAAGCACCACTGTCGTGCTAATTGGCATGGCGTATGGTCCAAGAAATGGCAGCTATGTCATTATGGCTTATTTGCTGGCGGGTATCTGCGGAATCCCGGTCTTCGCTGATTTTTCGGCAGGCATCTCCAAACTGTATGGGCCTACCATGGGATATCTTATTGGTTTTCTCCCCGCTGCGTTTTTAAGTGGTTATCTGGCGCAAAAAGGCTTCGCAAAAAATATCTACACCAGTTTTGTCGCGGCTTGTTTAGGTGTAAGCGTGATTTTTTTCCTAGGTGTGACGATATTGGCACAGTATGCAGGATTGCGCGCTGCGATTGAATTTGGTCTGGTTCCCTTCTTGTTATCCGAACCCATTAAGCTCATAGCCGTGGCATGTGTGATTCCAAAGTTATGGAAAAGGCAATAAATGTCTCTCCGTTTTCGTCCGCATCATTTTCTTTGCGCGTTATGCTTTCAAGGCAGGGGTTATTCTCCTGCCTTTGTCGCGAATTTCCAGAACATCATGCAAACATTGAATTCAAACCAGGGTGAAAACGCCTCCATCGAAGTGATAGACCACACGGATTCCATTTGCAATCCTTGTCCTAACCGCACTCATAAGACTTGCACTTCTGAAGAAAAGATTCAAACCCTTGACCAGTCTCATACCGCGGCTCTCGACTTTCAACCAGGAGACGTCATCACCTGGGAACACGCTAAAAAACGTATCGCGGAACGGTTAACCCTGGAAACGTTTCACCGTATTTGTTCTCCTTGCAGATGGAAAGACTTGGGCATATGTGAAAATGTCTTGACTCGATTTTTATTGCCCGCTTCAGGAAGCGAGCGGCACAAATAACCTCGATTCCCAAACTGCCAGTTCCGTCATCCTGCTCAAGCCTGACAAATTCGTGCATAGACTGTTATTCATGAGATATGATAACGACGAAGGATAGCGTGCGGAGACTGAAAAGCATGACGGATCACAATTTCAATATGCTCCTGGAATCACAGCGAAATTACTTCGCCAGCGGCGTTACACTGCCAGCGTCATTTCGTATCGGGCAATTAAAAAAGTTGAAATCACTCATTGAAAAAAATGAGTCCGATATCACTCATGCCATGAAGATGGATTTGAATCGCTCAAGAACTGAATCTGTCATATCAGAGATTCTCCTGGTGACCGAGGAGATTGATTTCATCATTAAAAACCTTCATCGGTGGATCCGCCCCAAACGCGTGCACTCGATATTTCCACTTTGCTGGCCGGGCCGATCAGTTGTTCGCTATGAACCCTATGGGTCCGTATTGATTCTTGGCCCCTGGAATTATCCGTTCATGCTAATCATGTCGCCGCTGATAGGAGCGATCTGTGCCGGTAATTGCGCTATTGTCAAGCCTTCCGAAATCGCCGTGCATACTCAGGAAGTAATCTGCCGCCTGATCAGCGAAAATTTTCCCTCTGACTACATCGCGGCCGTGAAGGGTGACCATCTGGTAGCTCAGAAGCTTCTGGAAGAAAAGTTCGATTATGTGTTTTTTACGGGCGGGACACAGGTTGCAAAAATCATTATGCAAGCCGCAGCCGCTCATTTGACGCCCGTGACATTGGAGCTGGGCGGCAAGAGCCCTTGCATCGTTGATGAAACGGCAAATATTGACTTTGCCGCCCGTCGTATTACACGATCAAAATTCCTGAATGCCGGACAAGTATGTCTTGCGCCTGATTTTTTGATGGTACACCAGTCACGCAAGGATGAACTGATCGGAAAGCTTATCTCTACAATCAGGAGGTTTTATGGTGACGATCCATTACAAAGCCAAGACTATTGTCGGATAATCAATCAGAAACATTTCGACCGGATTTCAGCTTTGATGCGCGCGGGACGAATCATTTTTGGCGGAAGCACCCGGCGCAGCGACTTATACATCTCTCCCACTTTAATGGATCAAATCTCATGGGATGCGCCGGTCATGCAGGAGGAAATTTTTGGCCCGCTCCTGCCCATCATCACCTTTCAAAACACTCAGGAAGTCATTCAAGCCATTAAAGCACAGCCCAAACCACTGGCCCTTTATTTATTCACAAACAATCCCGAAACTGAGCATGAAATTTTAACTCGTCTTTCTTTTGGCGGAGGCTGTATCAATGACTGTGTCATGCATATTACCAATTATCATCTCCCTTTCGGCGGAGTCGGTCCAAGCGGCTTGGGGTTTTATCACGGCCAATATTCTTTTAAAACATTCTCGCACTCCAAAAGCATTTTCAAAAAAACGCTGCCTATTGATGTTGGTCTTGAATACCCTCCCTATAGTGACCACAAATTAAAGTGGCTGCGGCGGCTTATCAAGCTATAGCAAATCCTACTGAGACAAATCTATGACAACCTCAACTTGATGGTGTAATATTGTTCTATTATCGTCAGGAAGAGACATGATGTCTAACAACCTGTTACGTAAAAAGCCTATAGGACACATCCATCAAGGTTCTTCATTGTATCGGTCATTAAGTGCATTTGACCTCACCCTGATGGGAATAGGCGCCATCATCGGAGCTGGTGTATTCGTATTGACCGGAATAGCCGCAGCCACCAAAGCTGGCCCCGCCATCGTCGTATCATATATGATTGCTGGTTTCGCTTCTCTCCTTGCTGCGCTCGCCTATGCAGAACTGGCAGCCAGTATAGGCGGTACGGGAAGCGCATATAGTTATGCTTATGCCGGTTTTGGAGAAATCATAGCCTGGTTTATCGGCTGGAATCTGTTACTGGAATATGTCATGAGCGTGGGAACGGTTGCCATCGGATGGGCGGGCTATGTTAACAATTTATTTCAAGCCATACATATCAATTTACCCGAATCCCTGACCACGAATCCCTTTGAAGGCGGGATCATTAATCTCCTAGCAGTACTTGTCATTGTCGCAATCACTCTGCTGACCTGTCTTGGCGTTAAGCACAGCGCACGCTTTAATGCTGCCATTGTATTTATAAAACTCATCACGATAGGGGTATTCATAGCTGTCGCATCTGTAAACATTGATCTCGATAACTGGACCCCCTTTTCACCTTTCGGGTGGGAAGGCATTATGGAAGGAGCGGCCTTGGTCTTTTTTGCCTATATTGGCTTCGATGCCCTGTCAACGGCGGTAGAAGAAGCCATTGAACCGCAGAAATCCATTCCCATTGGCATTATTACCTCACTGATTGTCTGCACACTCATTTACATTATTGTCTCAGCATTATTGACCGGCATGGTTCCCTACACCACTCTGAACGTGGAATCGCCGGTCGCGGAAGCCATGCTCAGGCTTGGTTATCATGCCATTGGCGGATTTATTGCTGCCGGCGCAATTGCAGGCCTTACCACAGTCATGCTGGTCAT
Protein-coding sequences here:
- a CDS encoding amino acid permease encodes the protein MMSNNLLRKKPIGHIHQGSSLYRSLSAFDLTLMGIGAIIGAGVFVLTGIAAATKAGPAIVVSYMIAGFASLLAALAYAELAASIGGTGSAYSYAYAGFGEIIAWFIGWNLLLEYVMSVGTVAIGWAGYVNNLFQAIHINLPESLTTNPFEGGIINLLAVLVIVAITLLTCLGVKHSARFNAAIVFIKLITIGVFIAVASVNIDLDNWTPFSPFGWEGIMEGAALVFFAYIGFDALSTAVEEAIEPQKSIPIGIITSLIVCTLIYIIVSALLTGMVPYTTLNVESPVAEAMLRLGYHAIGGFIAAGAIAGLTTVMLVMFYGLTRICLAMTRDGLLPTRLSVINTQTHTPITIILITGLTTAFIAGIAPINRAAELVNIGTLAAFTFVCGGVMVLRYTHPDIPRPFRLPLNPGIPILGMMFCIYLMVNLPAVTWWRFIIWTIIGLIIYFVYGMRNSLLRDAA
- a CDS encoding biotin transporter BioY, which produces MTYSLSLNTPMQSIFCSKQGGLAKQVLLVITGVLVLAFSSQLSIPLMPVPLTFQSTTVVLIGMAYGPRNGSYVIMAYLLAGICGIPVFADFSAGISKLYGPTMGYLIGFLPAAFLSGYLAQKGFAKNIYTSFVAACLGVSVIFFLGVTILAQYAGLRAAIEFGLVPFLLSEPIKLIAVACVIPKLWKRQ
- a CDS encoding DUF1284 domain-containing protein, producing MSLRFRPHHFLCALCFQGRGYSPAFVANFQNIMQTLNSNQGENASIEVIDHTDSICNPCPNRTHKTCTSEEKIQTLDQSHTAALDFQPGDVITWEHAKKRIAERLTLETFHRICSPCRWKDLGICENVLTRFLLPASGSERHK
- a CDS encoding aldehyde dehydrogenase, with translation MITTKDSVRRLKSMTDHNFNMLLESQRNYFASGVTLPASFRIGQLKKLKSLIEKNESDITHAMKMDLNRSRTESVISEILLVTEEIDFIIKNLHRWIRPKRVHSIFPLCWPGRSVVRYEPYGSVLILGPWNYPFMLIMSPLIGAICAGNCAIVKPSEIAVHTQEVICRLISENFPSDYIAAVKGDHLVAQKLLEEKFDYVFFTGGTQVAKIIMQAAAAHLTPVTLELGGKSPCIVDETANIDFAARRITRSKFLNAGQVCLAPDFLMVHQSRKDELIGKLISTIRRFYGDDPLQSQDYCRIINQKHFDRISALMRAGRIIFGGSTRRSDLYISPTLMDQISWDAPVMQEEIFGPLLPIITFQNTQEVIQAIKAQPKPLALYLFTNNPETEHEILTRLSFGGGCINDCVMHITNYHLPFGGVGPSGLGFYHGQYSFKTFSHSKSIFKKTLPIDVGLEYPPYSDHKLKWLRRLIKL